The Rhizobium leguminosarum region CAATTGGATTTACGTCCAAATCAGGCGGAAGCGCCTGCTCATCGACCAGCAGTCAACCGGAGCATATTTGTTCCAAAATTCCCCAGCGGTCGTCAACGCGGTTCGCGACCTTCGTAACCGCACCATTAATCACCTCGATCTGAGAATCATTCAGCCTCACCAGGAGGGGCATCAACATGCGTAGTCGAGTGAGGGGATCGATTGGCGACACCCGTCGTGGACTTCCGCTCCCGGTCGAACGGGATAAAAGCTATATTTTGCAGGGGCATCGGGGGTATATTGCTGGTGTGCTAGGGGCAAATCGGCTAGATTTGCGGGTATGGAAACAGCGCCGCTAGACAGTCAGGATGAGCTAACTGCTTTGCGCGCACTCGTCGCAGAACAGGCGGCGAAACTTGAGGAGCAAGAAGCCGAGGTCATCAAGCGCGACTCCATAATCGGGCTGTTGCGGGCACAACTGGAATTGCTCCGACACCGGCAGCATGGCGCGTCTTCGGAAAAGATCGACCGGAAGATAGAGCAATTCGAACTGATGCTGGAGGAGATTGAGGCCTGCCGTGCCGAGGCTGAAATGCGCTCCGGGAAAACTCCTCTGCCGGAGTTGGACGACGCGCCGGACAAGCCGAAGCGCAAACCATTGCCCGATGGTCTTCCCACCGAAGAACTGGTCTATGCGGCCCCCTGCAATTGCCCGACCTGTGGTGGCACGTCGTTCCTGAAGGCCGCCGACAGGGTGGTCCAGGTGTTGGAGCACGTGCCGGCGTCGGTCAAGATTGTCCGCCATGTCGAAAAGCGCATGATCTGCAGGGAGTGCGATACGACGGTGGCGGGCGAGATGCCAACCCTGCCGATCGAGCGCGGCAAACCCGGACCGGGACTGCTCGCCCATATCATGATCGCCAAATTCGACGATCACATCCCGCTCTACCGCCTGTCCGAGATGTACGATCGGTTGGGGATAGACATCTCCCGATCCGTAATGGCTGACTGGGTCGGCCGCGTATCGGGTCTGCTTGCGCCGCTCGTCTTTGCTATCAGGGCCCATATCGCCGCGCTTGACCGAATACATACGGACGATACCCCCGTCGATGTTCTCGACCCCGGACGGGGCAAGACAAAAACCGGCAGGGTCTGGGTCTACGTCTTCGACGGCAGTGGCTATCAAGCCGCCACTCCCGGTGCCATCGCTTATTACTATAGCCCTGACCGCAAGGGCATGCATCCGGCTGACCACCTCGCAAACTTCAGCGGCGTGATGCATGCCGATGGCTATGGGGGTTACAAGAAGCTCTACGGCAACCAGATCGTCGAGGCCGCCTGCATGGCGCATTATCAAGAGCATGGCTTTATCTGGGGTAGGACGATTTCGATGAGCTTGATCGGCCGAAAAAGGCTGAGTTCATCTCGGGATAAAATCAGAGGGACTGGAGGAAGGAAAGCAGATCCTGCTTTGGCTTCCAGGGCTTGGTTTGACTGGGTTCGATGCCTGCATGCTCCCAAAAGTTCTGGAGCGCGTCGCGTTTCATCTTCAGGTTCGTCGAAATATACCGGTTCGTGGTCACGATGCTTGCATGACCAAGATAATCGCGGATCACGGTCACGTCAGTCCCCGACTGTAATAGCGCAGCAGCACAACTGTGGCGAAAAACATGTGGCGTAATGTGGTGACGGGCCAGCCTGGGTCGATCCTGGGCGATTGCTGCGGCATGCTTGGCGAGAATATACGCGACGCCATCGCGGGTCAGCGGCTGATCGTGGCGGTTCATGAAAACATGCTGCTGGCCCGGGGCGTCCGACAGGTTTTGCAGGCGGCGCAACGCGTCGGCCGTCTCGCGCCACATCGGAACGAGCCGCTCCTTGCGGCCCTTACCGCGCAATCGAGCCTGACGCGGCGGCGTGAGTTGAAGATCATGCCACTGCAGACCGATCGCTTCGCTCACCCTGGCGCCGCAGTTATAGAGGAAAAGCAGAAGCGTATAATCACGCCAGCCAGCACGGGTCCGGCGGTCCGGGTGAGCGATGATGGCCCGCACGTCGGTCGCTTCTAGGTAGGTCGCGGGCTTCTGCCTCGCCCGCTTCGACGGCAGCGCCAGCACCTGCGTGTAGCGGAGTGCATTGTCGAGATCATTGCGCAAGAGGTGTTTGAAGAAGCTGCGAAGCGCGGCACGACGGCAGTTGCGCGTGGCGGTGGAGTTGGATCTTCCTCTCTCGAGATGATCGAGGAAGGCGGCGATGGTGTCAGCGTCGAGATCCTCCAGCACAAGCGCGGCAACCTCGCGGCCGCGGCACTGAGCAACGAACTGAAACAGCAGCTTGAGTGTGTCGCGATAGGCGCGCGTCGTATGCGGGCTCGCGCCACGCTGGCGCGGCAGATAGTTGGTGAAGAACGACTGCACGAGAGCGAATAGCATCTGGGATCCGATCTTGCTCATCGCGGCTGTCGCGCGCGTCGCACATGCTGTTCGAAGCGTGTGCTCGCCAGTTCCAGCAGTTGCGGTGTCGCCTTCAGATATACTTCGGTGCCAATGACGTTCTGGTGGCCGAGATAGGCCGAAAGCCAAGGGAGCTTGGCGTGAACGTCCGCCCCTTCGTCTGCCCAAGCCGTGAGTCGATGAACAGCGAAGGCATGCCGAAACTCATATGGTCGCGCTCCAACACGCCC contains the following coding sequences:
- a CDS encoding site-specific integrase; this translates as MSKIGSQMLFALVQSFFTNYLPRQRGASPHTTRAYRDTLKLLFQFVAQCRGREVAALVLEDLDADTIAAFLDHLERGRSNSTATRNCRRAALRSFFKHLLRNDLDNALRYTQVLALPSKRARQKPATYLEATDVRAIIAHPDRRTRAGWRDYTLLLFLYNCGARVSEAIGLQWHDLQLTPPRQARLRGKGRKERLVPMWRETADALRRLQNLSDAPGQQHVFMNRHDQPLTRDGVAYILAKHAAAIAQDRPRLARHHITPHVFRHSCAAALLQSGTDVTVIRDYLGHASIVTTNRYISTNLKMKRDALQNFWEHAGIEPSQTKPWKPKQDLLSFLQSL